The Streptomyces sp. CC0208 genome window below encodes:
- a CDS encoding TetR/AcrR family transcriptional regulator, producing the protein MSPRSASVNEELRRRSRERLLQAALELVSERGYEATTLGDIADRAGSARGLVSYYFPGKRQLVQSAVHRLMHRTLEEALEREPHTEDGRERMARAIDAVLGLARDRTVLMRQHMAGLLDTEGFVQCPEQQRLAELLRDTMERHGSQTVGTDYPMLRSQLMGAVYAMVLPNVPLPIATLRAELFTRYRLDWEQGVPPGAEAPDGTCDKDLSRFFETGRQAGDQSK; encoded by the coding sequence ATGTCCCCGCGCAGCGCCTCGGTCAACGAAGAGTTGCGCCGCCGTTCCCGGGAGCGGCTCCTGCAGGCGGCACTCGAACTGGTCTCCGAGCGGGGTTACGAGGCCACGACCCTCGGCGACATCGCGGACCGGGCGGGTTCGGCGCGCGGTCTGGTGTCGTACTACTTCCCCGGCAAGCGCCAGCTCGTGCAGTCCGCAGTGCACCGGCTGATGCACCGCACGCTGGAGGAGGCGCTGGAGCGCGAGCCGCACACCGAGGACGGCCGGGAGCGGATGGCCCGCGCCATCGACGCGGTCCTGGGCCTGGCCCGGGACCGGACGGTGCTGATGCGCCAGCACATGGCGGGACTGCTGGACACCGAGGGCTTCGTACAGTGCCCGGAGCAGCAGCGCCTGGCGGAACTGCTGCGGGACACGATGGAACGGCACGGTTCGCAGACGGTCGGGACGGACTACCCGATGCTGCGCTCCCAGCTCATGGGAGCGGTCTACGCGATGGTCCTGCCGAACGTCCCCCTGCCGATCGCGACCCTGCGCGCCGAGCTGTTCACCCGCTACCGGCTCGACTGGGAGCAGGGCGTCCCGCCGGGCGCCGAAGCACCCGACGGGACGTGCGACAAAGATCTGTCGCGTTTCTTCGAGACGGGCCGGCAGGCCGGGGATCAGTCGAAGTAG